In Bdellovibrio sp. GT3, one genomic interval encodes:
- a CDS encoding enoyl-CoA hydratase/isomerase family protein — protein sequence MTQELSTQIKNGVGVLTLDAPRSLNSLTLSMVEGLWDILNQWQNDPQISCVFLQGSGEKAFCAGGDVRRLYNAIIDDRNNGSNLATEACTDFFTKEYKVDHLIHRFKKPIIVWGDGVVMGGGIGLFAGASDRIVTEKSKLAMPEVTIGLFPDVGGSWFLNKMPEGWGYYLALTGARLNGADAIYLSLANHYVPSTAKEDILTSLQKINWSGNTAQNRELVKNTLAGFSTSPPTSDLHKFGSTVKQWRNATSATEYRDLVTKAALNEEWFAGGLKTMNAGSPSSVKVIFEQLRRTANYTLEEVFQSELNLAVQCCRHPDFAEGVRALLVDKDQNPKWNPSTLDEASNEWIEGYFKPLWNKDNHPLKDL from the coding sequence ATGACACAAGAACTTAGCACGCAAATAAAAAACGGGGTCGGAGTTCTAACACTCGATGCTCCTCGCAGTTTGAATTCATTGACCCTGAGCATGGTTGAGGGCCTTTGGGACATTTTGAATCAATGGCAGAATGATCCACAAATTAGCTGCGTGTTTCTGCAAGGATCTGGAGAAAAAGCATTCTGCGCCGGCGGTGACGTTCGTCGTCTTTACAATGCGATCATCGACGACAGAAATAACGGATCCAATCTGGCAACTGAAGCTTGCACTGATTTTTTCACCAAAGAGTATAAGGTCGATCATCTGATCCATCGCTTTAAAAAGCCGATCATCGTTTGGGGTGACGGCGTTGTGATGGGTGGTGGTATTGGATTATTTGCAGGTGCTTCTGACCGTATCGTCACAGAAAAAAGCAAACTTGCCATGCCCGAGGTCACTATCGGACTATTCCCCGATGTCGGCGGCAGTTGGTTTCTGAATAAAATGCCGGAAGGCTGGGGATACTATCTGGCACTTACAGGCGCCAGACTCAACGGGGCCGATGCCATCTATCTGAGCCTTGCCAATCACTATGTCCCTTCAACGGCCAAAGAAGATATCCTGACATCACTTCAAAAAATAAACTGGAGCGGAAATACCGCCCAGAATCGTGAGCTGGTTAAAAACACTCTTGCAGGTTTTTCCACATCTCCACCAACATCTGATCTGCATAAATTCGGATCAACAGTGAAACAATGGAGAAACGCCACATCAGCAACGGAGTATCGCGATCTTGTCACTAAAGCCGCACTAAATGAAGAGTGGTTCGCGGGCGGCCTTAAAACAATGAATGCCGGTTCACCAAGTTCCGTTAAGGTCATTTTCGAACAACTGCGCCGAACAGCAAATTACACTCTTGAAGAAGTCTTCCAATCAGAATTGAACCTGGCTGTGCAGTGCTGCCGCCATCCTGATTTTGCCGAAGGTGTACGCGCACTTTTGGTCGACAAGGATCAGAATCCAAAATGGAATCCGTCCACTCTGGATGAAGCTTCAAATGAATGGATTGAGGGCTACTTCAAGCCGCTTTGGAACAAAGACAATCATCCTCTGAAAGATCTATAA
- a CDS encoding DUF1428 domain-containing protein: MGSYVDGFVIPIPKGKVAAYKKMAKMGCKTWMKHGALAYFECVADDTKAPYSLNFPQMCKVKKNETVIFAFIVFKSKAHRKQVNAKVHKEFSQMPGAENFSMPFDASKMAYGGFKTLVQD; encoded by the coding sequence ATGGGCTCATATGTAGATGGATTTGTAATTCCCATTCCAAAGGGTAAAGTTGCGGCTTACAAAAAAATGGCCAAGATGGGCTGCAAAACGTGGATGAAGCACGGGGCGCTGGCGTACTTTGAATGTGTAGCTGACGATACCAAAGCGCCTTACAGTTTGAACTTTCCACAGATGTGCAAAGTTAAGAAGAATGAAACTGTGATCTTTGCCTTTATCGTATTTAAATCAAAAGCACACCGCAAACAGGTGAATGCAAAAGTTCACAAAGAGTTCAGTCAAATGCCTGGTGCTGAAAACTTCTCGATGCCATTTGATGCTTCAAAAATGGCTTACGGCGGATTCAAAACTTTGGTTCAAGATTAA
- a CDS encoding transposase yields MKKHLVTAIIAAVLGLALQACSPSGSLIAHQRGADFYGKFVNPAADWPQAESKIDELKVLQTNSEYPMRYVLFDNGKFYYQVDKLGNGEGVWSYENGALIVTAQRTIFKMELAVSAAKETGDETIVRFYDRHGFNEMPIKLRNPEALKAQGKSAPQLRNFTRSEKNI; encoded by the coding sequence ATGAAAAAACATCTGGTTACGGCAATCATCGCAGCGGTATTGGGCTTGGCACTTCAGGCCTGCTCACCATCAGGATCTCTGATCGCGCATCAAAGAGGCGCGGATTTTTATGGGAAGTTTGTAAATCCGGCCGCTGATTGGCCACAGGCTGAAAGCAAAATCGATGAACTAAAAGTCCTGCAAACAAACAGCGAGTATCCAATGCGTTACGTGTTGTTTGATAACGGCAAATTCTATTATCAAGTGGATAAGCTTGGAAACGGTGAGGGAGTTTGGTCCTACGAAAATGGGGCCCTGATTGTTACAGCTCAGCGTACGATTTTTAAGATGGAGCTTGCGGTGTCTGCCGCCAAAGAAACGGGCGACGAAACTATCGTGCGTTTTTATGATCGTCATGGCTTTAACGAAATGCCAATCAAGCTGCGAAACCCTGAAGCTTTGAAGGCGCAAGGAAAGTCGGCGCCACAGCTAAGAAACTTCACTCGATCAGAGAAGAACATCTAG